The following DNA comes from Gloeomargarita sp. SRBZ-1_bins_9.
CCAGGTGCCAGCCCCCGCCGCTGCAGGTCATCCCAGGCCGCCAGGGGAAACAACAGCCACAGCAGGGTAAAGTCCAAACTCATCACGTGGATGAACCGATTGGTCTGAAAGGCCTGCCACCACTCCGCCCAGCTTCCCTGGGTGAGACCATACCCCAGTAGCCCCAGCGATAGCAGCAGCCATAGACCCCCCAAGACCCGGCTGTTCCAAAAGCGCAACCCTAAAGACTCCGACCCCTGCCAGCGTAGAAACGGGCGGCGCAGCGCCAGATAGGGCAATAGGGCAAATGCTCCCACCCCAAACGCCAGGGCAACAAAAGGCCAGGCCGGCAGTTTTTGTCCCTGCCCATCGGTCAGCAACACCCCCGCGTACAGGGCCGGCCAAACCCCCATCAGATTAAACAGGGCGACAACGAGCGGATTGATCCCCTCCACCTGAAACCGCACCAGGTGCTGGATAAGCTCAAGCGTATCTGGCTGTGGCGGCGGCGCCCCGAAAAAGGCATACCCCACCAATCCCAGCCATAGCAGCCCCAAACCCAGCCGGCGTGCGTCCATGACCGTTTCCCCCTAACCGCTTCTAACCTAGCACAGCCCTTTCCGGTAACATAGGCCTAATAGAACTCACGGCTGCATCCCATGTCCTACCTTGCCCCCCGTCAGCCCACGTACAACTATCTGCAGCACCTTGTCCTGATGTACGGCCATGCCAGCCGGCCCTGGACGGTTCCCGATTTACAGTTCTACGTGGCCCATCAATCCCCCCAGGGGACCTGGCATGACTGGCTATTTGATTCGTTTCTGTTTTTGAACATCACCAGTAGCACCGGGCGGGACTATCGCGCCGATGTCAACCTGGGCACCACCATGAGCGGCGAAGGGGACTTCTTTGCCGTTTGTTCGCCCCAGCCTGCCGGTGTCCAGGAGTGGGAAGAACTGTTGGATTTTTACGCCCAAACCCTGCGCACTCTCGACCAAACCATTGCCGAGTTGCTCCCCCATATCCCCCAGCCCTTGCCCCACAAGCGCAACGCTGTTTTGATGATTCCCTATCCCCACATCACCCAGACGGACTTCGGCTATCAGGGCTGGAACTTTTCCACCCAAGGCCAAAACCTAGACCGGGCCACCCGCCAACGCCTGGCCGCTTGCCAGTGGTTTATCAGTGAATTGCAAAAGCGCCTACCCCGTTTACAGTACGTGCACATCCTGGGGATGTACTGGATGTTTGAGACGGTGTTTCGCTGTTGGGATGTGGATGACCACTGGCTGCTCAAGGAATTGCGCCGCTTTATCCACCAAATGGGCTGGGCGTTTTGTTGGATCCCCTTCTACAGCAGCTACAACCTGCACCTCCTCGACGACTACCAAAACTACTACTTTGACCTGGCGTTTTTGCAACCCAACTACATGTTCTACCAGCGGGGGGTGAATCTGGCCCAGGCCGCCCAGGCCGCCCAGCAACGCAACGCCGGCATCGAGATCGAGTACTACCTGGAGTTGGACGAACCGATTGCCGTCCAAGGGGAACGCCAGCGCCGCTTCCGGGAATACCTCAATGGGGGAGTACTCTACGGCTATATGACCGAATCGGCCTGCGCTTACTTTCTCGGGCAACGCTCCCTCGAGCGCATGGCGGTCC
Coding sequences within:
- a CDS encoding DUF4855 domain-containing protein, which encodes MSYLAPRQPTYNYLQHLVLMYGHASRPWTVPDLQFYVAHQSPQGTWHDWLFDSFLFLNITSSTGRDYRADVNLGTTMSGEGDFFAVCSPQPAGVQEWEELLDFYAQTLRTLDQTIAELLPHIPQPLPHKRNAVLMIPYPHITQTDFGYQGWNFSTQGQNLDRATRQRLAACQWFISELQKRLPRLQYVHILGMYWMFETVFRCWDVDDHWLLKELRRFIHQMGWAFCWIPFYSSYNLHLLDDYQNYYFDLAFLQPNYMFYQRGVNLAQAAQAAQQRNAGIEIEYYLELDEPIAVQGERQRRFREYLNGGVLYGYMTESACAYFLGQRSLERMAVHDDPLEREFYQDLYDFLQGQYTPKPLP